The genomic stretch TTCCAAAGCAATTTAAGATTTAGAACGTAGGCTACAGGCTGATGAACAATGGTGTTGCACATTCACAAAACATCACCTTGAAATTATAGGAGAAAAATTAAGATTAAAAGCATTCTGTAGGctttccagtggttctcaactttttttcttttcattcacataccactttaagtaatcccttactatccacagagcaccaatgggatCCTTACGACAGTATAGGTGCTCTGCACTTACTATAGGATCACTTGCCATAtaggctctgtggttagtaaacgGTTActcaaggtagtatgtgagtgggggaagaaGATTGAGAAACACTGGTTTAGACTCAATCCTCGTCAGCGCTGTCCAAACACAATCTTAACTTAGGAAAAAGATATCCATGAGGCATTTATAGGAATCTATGGGCAGAGTTTCGTTGCGCATCGGAAAAAGGGGAAACATTTTCCACAAACAAATGTGCAACCACTCACGTAACCCAAATATTTTACTGGGCGACGGAGCTGTTATACAGGGTTGACAATATAACTGAgggataggtgggggggggagggagagggaaggggggtggggggggggggaaagaaagggttcAAATGTGAGGATTTGATCGAAACCATCCCACCTTTCTTAAATTCTTCCAGCATCGCATCCAGCTTGGTGTCGTTAAAAACAAAATGCAAGGGGTGGTTGTAAAATTTGGTGATGGTCTTCAGAGGAGTGCAGTCGTCGGGGTCCACGAAGGCCAGGTCTTTGACAAAGAGCAGGTCGACGATGTTCGAGCGCTCGCCCTCGTAGACGGGGATGCGGGTGTAGCCGCTCTCCATGATTTCGGACATGGTGTTGAAGTCCAGGATCGCCTCGCAGGCGATCATGAAGCAGTCCCGCAGCGGGGTCATCACATCCTCCACCGTCTTGGTGCGGAGCTCCAGCGCGCCCTGGATGATGTTGAGCTCCTCCTTGACCAGGTCGTTGTAGGGGTCGGTGACCCGCAGCATCTCCAGCAGCTTCTCGCGGTTGTACACCGTGCCGATCTCCTGGCCCAGGATCACGTCGAGCAGCCGGCTGACCGGATAGGAGGCGGGGAAGGTGAGCAGCATGAAGAACTTGGTGAGTGCGATGGTGTTGGCGCCCACAGCCAGGCCGTGCCGGGAGCAGATGGCCTGCGGCACGATCTCGCCGAAGATGACGATGCCGACGGTGGAAACGACCACGGCCACCACGCCGGAGCCAGCGATGTCGTCCAGCAGGATGGTGAGGGTGGTGTTGACCAGCACGTTGCCCAGCAGCAGCGAGCACAGCAGGTAGTTGCCCTGGCGCCGCACCGGCTCGATGCGCTTGGCGTAGTTCTTCTCCTTGTCCGTGCCGCAGTTCTGCACGATGCGCAGCTCCATGGGGTCGAGCGCCATCAGGCCCAGGTTCAGGCCGCTGAACATGCCCGACAGGCAGAGCAGCACGCCGATGAAGATGACTTGCAGCCAGAAAGGGAGCAGGAACTTCcgctcctccaccaccaccaccatggtGTCCTCGGCGTCGTGATACAGCCAGTCGGCCGGCTCGGGCGCCCGGCCCGCCGCCGTGCACAGGTAGTAAGCTTTGGTCTTCTCCGTCTTCCTCAGCGGCTTGATCTCCATCTCGATCACCCCCGTGCCCCGGCGGCTCACCGCGACGCCGGGCAGCACCACGATGTCCGAGGTGCGCACGCCGCACGGGTCGAAGGCGCCGCCCGCCGCCGCCGCCGTGCGCCGGTGCTCGGTGAAACCGATGCGGCTCCAGGTGCTGTTGTCGATGTGGCGGCCGTAGAGCCGCAGGCGGACCCGGGTGCGTTCGCTCACCCGCACCACGCCTCCCCCCATGCTCGTCACGTCGTCCGTGTCCTCCAACCTCAGGCCGATGATGACCGTGCCGGCTTCTTCCCCCTCCGCCGTCGCCTGGCAGCCCCGCAGCAGCAGGCAGCAGCAGCAGCAAGCGCCCAGGAAGAAGCCGACTCGGCCGCTGCTGCCGGCCGCCATGTTTGTCATGGAAATGGAGgcgctgcccccccctcccctcacagcgAGCGTGATGATGGTTGTTTGCACcgacggaggggagggggggttgggggggggtcacATCTAATAATCAGTGTCTTTCATTATAGTCTCTGCGCCGACATAACAAgccttttcccccaccccccccccccccccccgtttagTATTAATGGCTATTCTCCTGCCCGGCCCATCCGTCCGCCCTTCCCCTCACGCCAGCCAGCTCGCGCTCTGACTCGAACTCGGACCCCGCTCCGGCACGAGCCGCGGCCAACCGCCCCGTCCCGCCGCCACTCTTGACGGACAAGCTTCGACAGCCAATCATGTCGGCGGTGGGGGAGGACGAGAGGGCCGGccaatggagggagggaggtgggcgATTCCTGGACAGCGGTCAATCAGAAGGAGCGTCGCCTTGGGTGCACGTGGGATCCCCGCCCACCGAAGGTGAGGGTCTGTTCCTGCCGGGCTTGAGCTTCCCTATTGGCTTTGTGAGCCAGACACGTGACCGAGGACGGAGGTGGCCAATAGGAAAATAGGATTTCGGGCGACTGGAGCCAATCGGcgtgtattttcttttttttctgttgcGTGTCGGGAAACGTCAGTGTGCACGTGGGTGTGTACCTGTCAAGTCGGTGGACATCTCCGCGCTTTGCGCTGCCGCTGACGACTGGCAAGGTCTTAAAATAAAGCAATACAGCATTTATTTTTAACAACGTTTAGACAAATTAAAGCAGTTTTCCACATCGCATGCAGCAGTTTCCGTTTTTTATTCTGATTTCAGATTGATTGCCAGAGTAcacacgtgacatcacatacaaccctgagattatttccttgcaggcgaggcagaattaccactaaatggtagtgcaaaaaaaactacacaatgtcgacatgtaaacaaataaagaaatctaaacaaactgactgtgcaatacagagagacaaaatatcaataaagtccaAAAAGTCagactttaaatgagtccctgaatgagtctgatggtggagggggagcagctgttcctaaatctggtggtgcaagtcttgtggcacctgtacccctttcctgatgacagcaacgaggacagagcatgtgctgggttgtgtggatcgttgatgattgctgctgcttttggACAACACCGttcccatagatgttcttgatggtggggagggttttccttTTGATGTCTTGACctatatccactaccttttgcaaggctttacaaTCTAATAAATTAGTTTATTGACTTAAAACAACTACATACTAAAtgcttaattgaatttaaaagacacggttggcatagcggttagcacaacgcctttacagtgccagcaatcaggaccagggttggaatcccgtactgtatgtaaggagttggtacgttttccttgtgtctgcatgggttttcctcggtTCCACCCACTATTTGAAACATGCTGGGAGTGTAGCACagactcttgggccgaaatggcctgttaccatcctttatgtccaaatttaaagacTACAAATgcccaaaataaaataataaatattcatgatTATCCTACTGTAAACAAAAGTGACAGTGCTTTTGCCATTGAGAggcaggacagacttgatgggctgaatagcctatttctcctCCTATATCTTATAGTGTCAGTTCCTCATTAATGCAATAAGGGAAGGTTCAGAGCCTGTGGCTGTtatgatgtcagcgcctcaccTTAGAGTGATGGGATGGGTGTTAGTTCATTGGGTGGGGGATCGGaggctgtgatggacctggctgagTTTATTACCTCTTgagctttctgcattcctgggcagtcgaattcccaaaccaggctgtggtgGAAGTAGTGCACTATGCTCCACAattacctgtagaagtttgatggagtatATGATGAAATGCTAAATCTCCTTAGAGAGGCATTGGTGAGCTGCCTTCAcaattgccttgatgtgctggctcgaggaggtcttctgaaatagggATTCCTAGATACTTGTTCTGACTTTCTCCACCTCCACCCAATCAATACAGACAGGTgcatccttcctgaaatcaacagtaAGTTCCTTGGTCTTTGTGAAGTTGAAACCAGTcatgtaactaattatttgtcgcCTAATAAAgaccttcattgcatcccataatataaatttgtctgttaCCGAATTTGTATTTGTCTCGAAATATACTTTGATTTGTTGTTCTATGTTTTCCCAAAAGTCTCGGCTTTTTAACAATTTAGGTTTATCCTTCATCTATATATTTTCGGTGGAATATCCTCTAAATCAATTGTCAATAACATGGGTGAGTGGTCagataaaagtcttgccttatATTCAGTCTTTCGAACTCTCCCCTGAATCTGAGCTGACAACAAGAACATGTCAATCCTAAAATAGGTTTTGtgtctgtttgaataatatgaataatctctttcttttgggtgttgctttctccatatatcaatgatCTTCATATCATGCTTTAAGTTTAATGTAAATTTGGCTGCTTTATTATTTATAGTTGtcttcccagttttatctatcaatgggtcaaggttaaaattaaagtctccccctCGTAAATTGTGTCcctgtgtgtctgctatctttaaaaaaaatgaaaaaatgtcctgcataaattcctggtcatcttcattaggtgcataaatgttcagcaagttccaaaattctgaataaatctggcacatcatcattacatatctacccgctgggtctgttattactttctttatcttaattggcagattcttattaactaatataacaactcccctggcttttgaattgtatgatgatgccactacaagacctacccagtctctcttcagctTGTGATGTTCtaactcagttaagtgtgtttcttgtataactgctatgtctattttctcctttttaagtagtgtcaataatttttttttcttaatttgattatggattccattaatattaatagtaaTATAGTTCAATGTACTCATCTTACCCATCCGTTTTCAACTCTCTCccacctcttcaacccctccatctcccttcttcCCAAATCACTCCTTAAATTGTTCTTACTCTTTACTATACAACTaataagaaaataacaaaaaccataaaaaacaaaaaattctattaaaaaaaaacattaattcccCCTTTACTGAGTTGTCCTTGCCACCTTGAAACCCAACCACAACTCCCTGGGTTGTGGTATTTACCGCAAAAGTCAACAGATTTCGCAGTGGGCAGATCTTCCCCTTTTCCCAGCGCTCTCCCAGAATAATCACTATATATTGTTctttaaaatataacaaagcctttttttaaaaccctaaacagctgaagatccagctgcgctggatgggtcacgtctccagaatggaggaccatcgccttcccaagattgtgttatatggcgagctctccactggccaccgtgacagaggtgcaccaaagaaaaggtacaaggactgtctaaagaaatctcttggtgcctgccacattgaccaccgccagtgggctgataacgcctcaaaccgtgcatcttggcgcctcacagtttggcgggcagcagcctcctttgaagaagaccacagagcccacctcactgacaaaaggcaaaggaggaaaaacccaacacccaatcccaacccaccaattttcccctgcagccgctgcaaccgtgtctgcctgtcccgcatcggacttgtcagccacaaacgagcctgcagctgacgtggacttttaccccctccataaatcttcgtccgcgaatccaagccaaagaaaaagaaacatctGTACTCAAACTATTAACATTCCAACTTATTTATTTACATTATCTTAACagtctttttattattttctttactctTCTTGTTGCTTATTTGGTGATCGATCTGCAaagcttcttctggatctgaaaacGGTCTATTTTGCTCACTGGGAATGAAtatcttcaacactgctggatgccACAACcaaagttataaccttttttccacagtacagtttttgctaaattaaactcctttcacttctttaaaagttcaaagctaatctctggattaaaaaaaaaattcccattgtGCTCCAATTattccttattttctttcactcttcATTGCCAGTTCAAATATTTTCTCTCTTGTATATTGTAGTCGTTTTATTAGTATGGAGCGCAGTTTCTGCTGTGGCTTTGGCACCAATGCTCTGTGGGCTcttttgatttctatttcttcttagAGTTTTTCCACTCCCAAGATCTGAGGGatcatctttttataaatccttttatatctgcccCTTCTTCACCGTCTTTcacgcccactatttttatattattatgtctgctgaaattctctaaaatgtcaattttatGGGCCATTAAATCTTGTCTCTTTTTAATCTCCTTATCTCTATCTTTCAGTTTTTCTCTAActcattcacctccatttccacgactatcactctgtcttccacttcatcaGTTTGCTTTCTCATGTCTGCCATAGCCTTCTCCATTCTTTGCAGTTTTACATGCATAGtttatttttgtttccattaGTATCTTTATTTGATTGTCAAAATATTCTTTATCAATCATCTGGTTCTGTTTTTTACCTTGTATTTTTTCTTGTTAGCTTTTATCTTCCTCTTGATCTTCTTTCTCTAGTTCCATTTCTTGGCTCCGTGTTGATCCTTCTTCTATGGATGTCTCCTCCGCGGCTTCTCCCATTGCCAATTCAACGTCCCGCTGTTGGCGTCAGCTCCCACTAACGTCTTCACTGCAATGTACGCTGGTATTTTCTTTTTGGGCTCTGCAAGCCAACGTTGAAGACCACCCTGGGggttgtcacccccccccccccccagctgctcACTCACTGGCTTCACCAATATGGCCATCCTCTTGGGGAGAGCTCCCTGCTCCCGGACACCAGTAAAGCCTTCCTCTTTTTTCTCGAGTAATTTCTTTATCTCTACTTGACATTGTAGACATCCTTCTTTGGAGCCATCTTCAAATTCTTATACTTTTTATCTTGTGACTTTTTTTATacttctctcttttatttttctaccttttttttccaactttctcTGTGGAGGGTTGGTTTTCCATAACCACCACCactccatcacgtgacctccTTCCCACTGCCATATTCCTCATCACAgttagcggttagtgcagtgctgttacagtgccagtgacccaagttccaatctggtggtgtctgtaaggagtttgtatgttctccccgtgagctgagtgggttttctccagttgttccagttttcttccaccctcTAAAAATGTATGTGGTTGGTATTGgtcggttaattgagtgtaattgggtggcacaggtttcataaGCCAGAATAGCCTTCTCTCATGCTGAATCTTTATCAAAATTCCCCTCATTGTTATTGCGAAAGAAAATGGTTATAATCTCTCAAATCTGTCCTTGTAATTGTAGTACCTCATCCCAGGAACCATTCTCAGAACTCTTTGGGCTTTCTATAATGGCTTCATATCCTTTTTGTATTGCAGCAAACAGAAATTAACATTTAAGGCTGGACCAGTGTTTTATAAAGTTTCACCATGACTTTCTACATTTTTTTATATTCTAAGCCACCATTGCGCATGTCTGGTTAACTTCTttgccagctgagttcctccagcatttctgtgtttttactacattcacagtgtctgcagaccttcgtgttcCACTTCTTTTCTCAAACTGTTTTCAGTAATTTGGGCACTCATATCCTCCATCCCCTCTGATCCTTAGAATTTTAATCTTTATTCCATTGTGAATTTCCCAGTTTTTCTCACCAAACgtaatttattttcattaaattctatctgccacatTGATACATTCCACcaagtttatataaatattaaatttagagacacagcatggaaacagtcccttccagcccataaggCCTTGCTCCCCCACcagtacacccatgtgaccaattaacccctgtATGTCttgggaacatgagaggaaactggagcacacagaaGAACCCCATGCAGATGAAGggagaacttttaaaaaaaacactatccTCTTCACAGTTAGAATAAGAATAAATATTAGGCAGAGTCAAATCGGTTGATGAAAAGAAAATCATGTCAGTCAAAGGTGTTAAAAGATTTTTGAGATTCTGAACAAGCAGGgtgaaagaaaaaatacaaaatacaagTTAAGATGCTCATTTCtggttttaaataaaatcatttttatagataatgtataattaaaatatttgaaatgacATGGCTATGTTTTGATGGGAATTTAATTGATTTGGGGcatcatggttggtgtagcggttagtgcaacactgttaaggtactggtgttcgaatcccatgctgtctgggaggagattctccccgtgtctatgtgagtTTTAcctgggggctccgatttcctcccactgttcaaaaaaagaaacataccaggggtgtaggttaattgggtggcatgggttcatggtctgaaatggcctgttaccatgctgtttgtctaaaataATATCTTACTGTCaaaatggatgctgcgtgacctgctgattttctccagcaatttAGTGTATTAtgttttttctatatttgcttctTTAAGATACCATTAAGTCTCCTGAAGATCCTAAATTTTAAGTTATTGTATGATAACCATTGAAGAGCAAAGTGACTAAAAGACAACTTCTTATGGCCCTTATAAGATCAAGAAATGTCCTGAGAGCTTCAAAGGTGGTGACATGAATGATTAAAAGCTGCTCAGATTTATTTAGTTTGGTTTGAAGGGTGAGAGTAAAGGTAGAATTCCTGTTGATCCCCAGAGCTGTGAAGCACAAAGGAACCCTCTGGTAGGCTCAAGGATGATGCCGGTGGCCTTCAGCTGTATGTGTTGGGGTTATAAAATGAATCTTATCAGTAACAGatatagaatcatagaaaattTACAATGCAGAAAGAGGCCAGTTTGAACACTGCTCATGAAGGTGCTAAAATATCTCCCCAGCCTGGTCTCACCTTCCATAACCCTACAGGTCAAGCACTGGGATACATCCAAGTGTGCTAACACTTTCTGccaccaccatcttctcaagcACAGAGTTCAAAATCTGAACTGCACTCTGGATGAAATATTCTTTCAATCTCTCCTCTAATTCCTCAACCAAttaatttaaatcttttccccttgTTTGTAATCCCTCTGGTAAAGAAGGTATCTATCACGAAGCATATAATTAACATTCAACACAATTAAATTTTCCTTTGGCTTCTTGTCTTCCAAAAAATGCATCCCCAGCCTAATACTTAGTCCTCACAATATCTTTATAAATTTCCTCTGCCGCAGGGATTTATAAACACTAGAGCTAATTTTCCTGCAGTTCTAACAATTTCCACTCAGAAGCATTTAGAATTTGCTGacagagattgaaaactttgccCAATAAGCCACATTTGGGCAAAGTTGGGTAAGCTTTACTTTGTACTCACCATATTATATCTAACTTGGAAGGGTTCAACACCAGCACTTCCTATCTTCAATAGATCAAGTTGAATCCAGTGTATCTGTTAATGAGAAATCTTTTCCGTGTGGTTTCTGAATTCTGGAGGTCAAACCCACAGGGACAATTTTCCAAATGGAATAGCGAGGTGTGAAGATGTCCACTTCCTATAGTTACCAAGTGCACTGAGTCAGAAGTCAAACTTGCTTGCCTTCAGTGCATCCTTGGACAATCTTCCTGAATGAACAGCACAGCTAATGAAATAGTTAGCGCAACgtttgttacagtgccagcgatcgggaccggggttcgaatcctgcgctgtctgtaaggagtttgtatattctacccatgtctgcgtgggttttccctgggggggggggctcctgtttcgtcccaccgtttgaaatgtaccgggattttaggccaattgggtgtaattggatggcatagactagtgggccaaaatggcctgtatgtctaaatataaattctAAAAATTTACATCTGCCCACTTGAAAGCAAAATCATGAATTTGAAGccctgtgcaatacacaaatgtgctgaagtaactcagcaggtcatgcagcatctataggaagtatagggtaaccaacttttcaggcctgggCAAAGGGCCCAATCCAAAATATTGTTCACCCTTTCCATACGTTTAACTCCATTTGAACTCCTGCATCTACTTCAAGCTGTTTTTGTTTTATCAGTGGCATTGATGTGAATTTGTTGAgggttttttaaattgtgtctaaaGTGAAATTTCCTACTTAAAAATAGAAACATGGAGATGATCTTAATCATGCCAAGGCTCTGCATAGTCCTTGAGTACTCAGATGTTTGGCAAAATAATTGTCAGATATTCACTTTTTTGCCCCTGTGCCC from Narcine bancroftii isolate sNarBan1 chromosome 10, sNarBan1.hap1, whole genome shotgun sequence encodes the following:
- the LOC138744295 gene encoding metal transporter CNNM2-like isoform X3, with translation MTNMAAGSSGRVGFFLGACCCCCLLLRGCQATAEGEEAGTVIIGLRLEDTDDVTSMGGGVVRVSERTRVRLRLYGRHIDNSTWSRIGFTEHRRTAAAAGGAFDPCGVRTSDIVVLPGVAVSRRGTGVIEMEIKPLRKTEKTKAYYLCTAAGRAPEPADWLYHDAEDTMVVVVEERKFLLPFWLQVIFIGVLLCLSGMFSGLNLGLMALDPMELRIVQNCGTDKEKNYAKRIEPVRRQGNYLLCSLLLGNVLVNTTLTILLDDIAGSGVVAVVVSTVGIVIFGEIVPQAICSRHGLAVGANTIALTKFFMLLTFPASYPVSRLLDVILGQEIGTVYNREKLLEMLRVTDPYNDLVKEELNIIQGALELRTKTVEDVMTPLRDCFMIACEAILDFNTMSEIMESGYTRIPVYEGERSNIVDLLFVKDLAFVDPDDCTPLKTITKFYNHPLHFVFNDTKLDAMLEEFKKGKSHLAIVQRVNNEGEGDPFYEVLGIVTLEDVIEEIIKSEILDETDLYTDNRTKKKITHRERKQDFSAFKPTDSEMKVKISPQLLLATHRFLATEVDPFSPTQMSEKILLRLLKHPNVIQEMKFDERNKKAPEHYLFHRNKPVDYFVLILQGKVEVEAGKEVMKFEAGAFSYYGMMALTSSPG
- the LOC138744295 gene encoding metal transporter CNNM2-like isoform X1, producing MTNMAAGSSGRVGFFLGACCCCCLLLRGCQATAEGEEAGTVIIGLRLEDTDDVTSMGGGVVRVSERTRVRLRLYGRHIDNSTWSRIGFTEHRRTAAAAGGAFDPCGVRTSDIVVLPGVAVSRRGTGVIEMEIKPLRKTEKTKAYYLCTAAGRAPEPADWLYHDAEDTMVVVVEERKFLLPFWLQVIFIGVLLCLSGMFSGLNLGLMALDPMELRIVQNCGTDKEKNYAKRIEPVRRQGNYLLCSLLLGNVLVNTTLTILLDDIAGSGVVAVVVSTVGIVIFGEIVPQAICSRHGLAVGANTIALTKFFMLLTFPASYPVSRLLDVILGQEIGTVYNREKLLEMLRVTDPYNDLVKEELNIIQGALELRTKTVEDVMTPLRDCFMIACEAILDFNTMSEIMESGYTRIPVYEGERSNIVDLLFVKDLAFVDPDDCTPLKTITKFYNHPLHFVFNDTKLDAMLEEFKKGKSHLAIVQRVNNEGEGDPFYEVLGIVTLEDVIEEIIKSEILDETDLYTDNRTKKKITHRERKQDFSAFKPTDSEMKVKISPQLLLATHRFLATEVDPFSPTQMSEKILLRLLKHPNVIQEMKFDERNKKAPEHYLFHRNKPVDYFVLILQGKVEVEAGKEVMKFEAGAFSYYGMMALTSSPVPLSLSRTFAVSRTESLAGSPDNRSPPRGLNHSDSLNRGDRIDSIASQMGSNNSQLNSLLQMYVPDYSVRALTDLQFVKITRQHYQNALMASIMDKTPQSSDSENTKIELTLNEMHDHLPDETANLLNEQNCVTHKSNHSMHNEGKI
- the LOC138744295 gene encoding metal transporter CNNM2-like isoform X2 — encoded protein: MTNMAAGSSGRVGFFLGACCCCCLLLRGCQATAEGEEAGTVIIGLRLEDTDDVTSMGGGVVRVSERTRVRLRLYGRHIDNSTWSRIGFTEHRRTAAAAGGAFDPCGVRTSDIVVLPGVAVSRRGTGVIEMEIKPLRKTEKTKAYYLCTAAGRAPEPADWLYHDAEDTMVVVVEERKFLLPFWLQVIFIGVLLCLSGMFSGLNLGLMALDPMELRIVQNCGTDKEKNYAKRIEPVRRQGNYLLCSLLLGNVLVNTTLTILLDDIAGSGVVAVVVSTVGIVIFGEIVPQAICSRHGLAVGANTIALTKFFMLLTFPASYPVSRLLDVILGQEIGTVYNREKLLEMLRVTDPYNDLVKEELNIIQGALELRTKTVEDVMTPLRDCFMIACEAILDFNTMSEIMESGYTRIPVYEGERSNIVDLLFVKDLAFVDPDDCTPLKTITKFYNHPLHFVFNDTKLDAMLEEFKKADNRTKKKITHRERKQDFSAFKPTDSEMKVKISPQLLLATHRFLATEVDPFSPTQMSEKILLRLLKHPNVIQEMKFDERNKKAPEHYLFHRNKPVDYFVLILQGKVEVEAGKEVMKFEAGAFSYYGMMALTSSPVPLSLSRTFAVSRTESLAGSPDNRSPPRGLNHSDSLNRGDRIDSIASQMGSNNSQLNSLLQMYVPDYSVRALTDLQFVKITRQHYQNALMASIMDKTPQSSDSENTKIELTLNEMHDHLPDETANLLNEQNCVTHKSNHSMHNEGKI